TGGAGTAGGAGGTTAAGGTCATATACATGAATTTGGAGGCATTCAAGGTTGGAGAGTGATATGATCTCTTTAATgcattctctttcttcttctttatctcTCCCCAGGTGCAGATGATAATCAGGTGCCAAATACAATTCTTCTAGTTTCTTCAAGCTTGACAGGATACCACGAGGCAAAGGTTGGAGGCTACGTCTAACCCTCAAGTCCAACAACTTTAAGTTACTCATCTGAGCAATTTTCCTTGGAAACTGATCGTCTTCAAGTGCGGACTGAAAGAAGCTCAAAATTTCCAACTGCGTCATATACCCAATCATTGATGAAGTTCCAGTGCGCAATGTGCAACCATCCAGGCACAGTGTGCGAATGCTCGCTAAATTTTGGGCAGGCCATAATACTGTAAATTCAATGTATGCGTTGTTAATTTCCATGACCCTCAGAACTTCCATTCCCACGAAAGAATCTATTGATAGGTACAAAGTGTTTGATTGGAATACCAGACGCAACAGCTTAAGCCATGGACTCTTCTTGCCAAATGGAAGTAGTTGAACTGTGTAATCTTTCACTGTTAGAGAAATGGCCGTGTAAGGATGCCGTTCTTCAACTCTAGCATTCCTTACCAAAAATACATGCTCGCCTTTTGATGCAATTGACAAGCAAACATCTCGCACGACATTGTGCAATTTCACAGAGTCTTTTTGTTCGCCATCACTCACCAACAAATAGTACTTTTTGAGCTCATTAATAAGCATGTGTACTCTGTCTCTTGCATCTCCCAATGTCTCTCTATCCTGAAACAATTGTAACCCTTTCCCATACCTAACCAAACATTCAAGTGGAATACTATAATCTTCTGGAAACAAACTGCAAAGCAAAAGTAACGACTTAGCTTCAACACTTTCCAAATGATCATAGCTCCACTTAATGCTTGAAAACACCAAATCTTGAACTCCTTCTATGTCTCTCATTGTGTACTTCTTTAGCTGTCGAAGGGCAATATTCCAGGATTCTGGTGTTGTGTGGTTACTCTTGAATGCCTTGGCAACAACAATGATTGCAAGAGGTAAACCTTTGCATTCGTCTGCAACCTGGTTTGAAACATCACTCAAAGTGGAATCATCAGAAATTCCGACAACCTCTTTAAAAAGATGCCGAGCTTCTTCCTTCGGCAAGGCACCGAcctcaaaaatttcagctcccATTCTACTACAGACATGAGAAAGGCGAGATGTCAATAGAACTTTCAAGCCCTTGCGTTCACCTCTAACAGGTATTCCTAGACTCTTAAAATCAACTTCTTCCTGAACATCATCCAATATAACAAGAATTCTCTTTTCACCATTGCTTAATCTCGTATACATTCTTTCAGCTCTCACGCGATCAGTTTCCTCAGAAATTTTCAATCCTAACTGCTCGGCAAGTTGGTCTTGAACAGTTCTTGTGTTTGGAATTTGAGACAAATTTGCTTTGGCAACTTCATCAAACAACTTTTCAAACTTAACTTGGTCTGCGATTTGCTCTGCCAAAAAAGTCTTGCCCACACCAGGCATACCACAAATCGCGACTAGGCTTGTTTTATCTTGCTTTAGAGCTTCTatcacttccttcttctttAACATCTGACTAACTAGGCCTTCCTTGGAGGATTGGGTCTGTTCACTAAAAGGCATCTTCCCTAATGGAGATATGTACCCAACTTGATCAAACTTCCCCTCTCCTATAAGTTTCTGAGCAACATCTGTTTTTTTTGCAGCACGTCGGCCTAGCAAATAACATGACTTCAAATTTGGAAGCCTAACGATATTAAAGCAATTCACTTCAACACTCTCCATACCCTGAGAAATAGTATATGCCTCTTTCTTTAGATCATCTACATTTTTCATCCAATCAGTAACAGTTGGTTTAATTTTTTCAGCATTATTTTCTGCTGCATCTATCAATCGCTGAACTTCAGCTTGTTGCAGCCCAAGTCCGTTGATCTCATTGCTCAGAGTTTGAACGTTGCTCTTGtagaaaattaaatatttgaattggCGCAAAATTGGGTTAACACACTTCTCTACAAATGGCCCCACAATGGAAAGAGCAACATCTTGGATGGCCATTACTACAATAGTTCATCTGCTCAAATGCCTATAACTATGTTATTTGGGAAAAAAGGGATCTAATAAAATGCATGAACAACAAGAAAAAACTTCATGgatatacaaatgaggcaagaAACAATGCATAAGatcgaaaagaaaaaatgtcagGCCGTTGACTAAGTTTAATGAAATGTGTTTGGGAAAAGCAAAACGTAAGGTATACTTGTACTATTTAAA
The Coffea arabica cultivar ET-39 chromosome 6c, Coffea Arabica ET-39 HiFi, whole genome shotgun sequence genome window above contains:
- the LOC113692202 gene encoding disease resistance protein At4g27190; protein product: MAIQDVALSIVGPFVEKCVNPILRQFKYLIFYKSNVQTLSNEINGLGLQQAEVQRLIDAAENNAEKIKPTVTDWMKNVDDLKKEAYTISQGMESVEVNCFNIVRLPNLKSCYLLGRRAAKKTDVAQKLIGEGKFDQVGYISPLGKMPFSEQTQSSKEGLVSQMLKKKEVIEALKQDKTSLVAICGMPGVGKTFLAEQIADQVKFEKLFDEVAKANLSQIPNTRTVQDQLAEQLGLKISEETDRVRAERMYTRLSNGEKRILVILDDVQEEVDFKSLGIPVRGERKGLKVLLTSRLSHVCSRMGAEIFEVGALPKEEARHLFKEVVGISDDSTLSDVSNQVADECKGLPLAIIVVAKAFKSNHTTPESWNIALRQLKKYTMRDIEGVQDLVFSSIKWSYDHLESVEAKSLLLLCSLFPEDYSIPLECLVRYGKGLQLFQDRETLGDARDRVHMLINELKKYYLLVSDGEQKDSVKLHNVVRDVCLSIASKGEHVFLVRNARVEERHPYTAISLTVKDYTVQLLPFGKKSPWLKLLRLVFQSNTLYLSIDSFVGMEVLRVMEINNAYIEFTVLWPAQNLASIRTLCLDGCTLRTGTSSMIGYMTQLEILSFFQSALEDDQFPRKIAQMSNLKLLDLRVRRSLQPLPRGILSSLKKLEELYLAPDYHLHLGRDKEEERECIKEIISLSNLECLQIHVYDLNLLLQLLHGFPAQRLSRFLIEGAAYNMGWRDLSRDFQFGRTFELHLSQDEQLKQALDPAVTSIVKRAENLTLDLYDVSSLRNLVSDLDKDGFANLKRLQLVSGVCQCLVDSTTNLVAPHVFGDLVCMNIVECSLQEICRGNLPPRCFSQLQEVKLQTVDTIKYLWMGPIEPPSLCNLSVIEVTYCDQITILFSQSVLKCLVKLQSLTTENCKELENIVMREESKKKEVLELPQLKVLVHKHTNLMGFGSKDDAADAFFHQVSLASLEELEFGPNTSDVQLIIGGEMPSQSLENLKFLRLEDCQVRWIAKADGVIILQNLQRLEAHGCDRMKSLFEFEGLKVPRQSHEELAILPKLESLTLRSSGLTHIWRNFPTGVQVFRNLRNLKVWHCRLLQCLFYPPCVANMLVSLEVLVIGCCDEMHGVIGEEDEEISQEDGVGNHREIALERTNKEFVFPKLSSLSFVNLQNLGSFSGSHREDCDLKFPSLTQLEIWGCPELKKLCSGKWDAPLLKKVKVTENTYIPVDLKDRELSFFTTSEIFGFRRLVENRWKS